From one Catenuloplanes nepalensis genomic stretch:
- a CDS encoding nuclear transport factor 2 family protein, producing MTVVSPHPNAELLRHLYKDFSQIDRYAAEDVRLHPADRTPGTVPLVGVEAFLSREKALVDATRGTLFMDVESVHANDFYGTVIGTLRATVDGEIAMPFCGVWRFSDGRIVEHWQNAYDASALVRALNGEW from the coding sequence ATGACCGTCGTGTCCCCGCACCCGAACGCGGAACTGCTCCGGCACCTCTACAAGGACTTCAGCCAGATCGACAGGTACGCGGCGGAGGACGTCCGGCTCCACCCGGCCGACCGTACGCCCGGCACGGTTCCGCTGGTCGGCGTGGAGGCCTTCCTGAGCCGGGAGAAGGCGCTGGTCGACGCGACCCGCGGCACACTCTTCATGGACGTGGAGTCGGTTCACGCCAACGACTTCTACGGCACGGTGATCGGCACGCTGCGCGCCACCGTCGACGGCGAGATCGCCATGCCGTTCTGCGGCGTGTGGCGTTTCTCCGACGGCCGGATCGTCGAGCACTGGCAGAACGCCTACGACGCTTCAGCACTGGTGCGCGCCCTCAACGGCGAGTGGTAG
- a CDS encoding ABC transporter permease — MTSAVATTGAGDERVARVGPLTRLLLKPELGALIGAVLVFAFFAVLSDVFRSASGVANWLDPASTLGIMAVAVALLMIGGHFDLSAGVQTGTAAITSGILTTYYGLNTWVALLLSLALCLAIGFVNGYLVVRTRLPSFIITLGTFLMLQGLNLGVTKLVTNTVQVNNFDQIQGYGVLKTIFASEITIAGAPFQIAIVWWVLATILGSWVLLRTRFGNWIFAVGGDLTAARNVGVPVQRTTIALFMTTSFAAWFVGTTQIVRLTSIQAQAGFGQELIYIVAAVIGGCLLTGGFGSAVGASIGALIFGMTSQGIVYAGWDADWFKFFLGAMLLLAVLANQYIRRFAEQSRR; from the coding sequence ATGACCAGCGCCGTGGCGACAACCGGGGCGGGCGACGAACGCGTCGCCCGCGTCGGGCCCCTCACCCGCCTGCTGCTCAAGCCGGAGCTGGGCGCGCTGATCGGTGCCGTGCTGGTCTTCGCGTTCTTCGCGGTGCTCTCCGACGTGTTCCGGTCGGCGAGCGGCGTGGCGAACTGGCTGGACCCGGCGTCCACGCTCGGCATCATGGCGGTGGCGGTGGCGCTGCTGATGATCGGCGGGCACTTCGACCTGTCCGCGGGCGTGCAGACCGGCACGGCCGCGATCACCAGCGGCATCCTCACCACGTACTACGGGCTGAACACCTGGGTCGCGCTGCTGCTGTCGCTGGCGCTGTGCCTGGCGATCGGCTTCGTCAACGGCTACCTCGTGGTGCGCACGAGGCTGCCCAGCTTCATCATCACGCTCGGCACGTTCCTGATGCTCCAGGGGCTGAACCTGGGCGTGACGAAGCTGGTCACCAACACGGTCCAGGTCAACAACTTCGACCAGATCCAGGGGTACGGGGTCCTCAAGACGATCTTCGCGAGTGAGATCACCATCGCGGGGGCGCCGTTCCAGATCGCCATCGTCTGGTGGGTCCTCGCCACGATCCTCGGGTCGTGGGTGCTGCTGCGTACCCGCTTCGGGAACTGGATCTTCGCGGTCGGCGGCGACCTGACCGCGGCCCGCAACGTCGGCGTGCCGGTGCAGCGCACCACGATCGCGCTGTTCATGACCACGTCGTTCGCGGCCTGGTTCGTCGGCACCACGCAGATCGTCCGGCTCACCTCGATCCAGGCGCAGGCCGGCTTCGGCCAGGAGCTGATCTACATCGTGGCCGCGGTGATCGGCGGCTGCCTGCTGACCGGCGGCTTCGGCTCCGCGGTCGGCGCGTCGATCGGTGCGCTGATCTTCGGCATGACGTCGCAGGGCATCGTCTACGCCGGGTGGGACGCGGACTGGTTCAAGTTCTTCCTCGGCGCGATGCTGCTGCTCGCCGTGCTGGCCAACCAGTACATCCGCCGCTTCGCCGAACAGTCGCGGAGGTAA
- a CDS encoding sugar ABC transporter substrate-binding protein, translating into MAALALLVTAAACSSENAVNRDDDDTSGGKGGGTYGLKIAVVTHGAAGDAFWSIVKNGVEKAGTDLGDTIQYSSDGDPQKQAQLIDAAVNQKVDGLVVSMANPDALKASVEKAVAAGIPVITINSGAARSKEFGALTHIGQDEKVAGEAVGTELANQGVKNVVCVIHEAGNVGLEERCAAVGATLGGKIQNLQVDINNLQSSQSTIKAKLQADTAIDGVVTLGGPVANVAAAGIAEAGSPAKLATFDLNAEVAKGVQDGKILFAVDQQPYLQGYMAVTMLTQYKANLNVLGGGQQVLTGPALVTKENAAQVAELAAAGTR; encoded by the coding sequence GTGGCTGCCCTGGCCCTCCTCGTGACCGCCGCCGCCTGTTCGAGCGAGAACGCGGTAAACCGTGACGACGATGACACCTCCGGTGGCAAGGGCGGTGGCACCTACGGTCTGAAGATCGCGGTCGTGACGCACGGCGCGGCCGGCGACGCGTTCTGGAGCATCGTCAAGAACGGTGTCGAGAAGGCCGGCACCGACCTCGGCGACACCATCCAGTACAGCAGCGACGGCGACCCGCAGAAGCAGGCCCAGCTGATCGACGCGGCCGTGAACCAGAAGGTCGACGGCCTGGTCGTCTCGATGGCGAACCCGGACGCGCTCAAGGCCTCGGTGGAGAAGGCGGTGGCGGCCGGCATCCCGGTCATCACGATCAACTCCGGCGCGGCCCGCTCGAAGGAGTTCGGCGCGCTCACCCACATCGGCCAGGACGAGAAGGTGGCCGGCGAGGCGGTCGGCACCGAACTTGCGAACCAGGGCGTCAAGAACGTGGTCTGCGTGATCCACGAGGCCGGCAACGTGGGCCTGGAGGAGCGCTGCGCCGCGGTCGGCGCCACGCTCGGCGGAAAGATCCAGAACCTCCAGGTCGACATCAACAACCTGCAGTCCTCGCAGTCGACGATCAAGGCGAAGCTGCAGGCGGACACCGCGATCGACGGCGTCGTCACGCTCGGCGGCCCGGTCGCGAACGTGGCCGCCGCCGGGATCGCCGAGGCCGGGTCGCCCGCGAAGCTCGCCACGTTCGACCTGAACGCGGAGGTCGCCAAGGGCGTGCAGGACGGCAAGATCCTCTTCGCGGTGGACCAGCAGCCGTACCTCCAGGGCTACATGGCCGTCACCATGCTCACCCAGTACAAGGCGAACCTGAACGTGCTCGGCGGCGGCCAGCAGGTGCTCACCGGCCCCGCGCTGGTCACCAAGGAGAACGCGGCACAGGTCGCCGAGCTGGCCGCGGCCGGAACGCGCTGA
- a CDS encoding GntR family transcriptional regulator has product MPLPAIDIDRTATDPLYLQVSTALVHAIETGLLAPGERLPDEVSFAASLGVSRPTMRRAIEELVADGLLTRKRGAGTRVNDLQVRRRVALTSLHDDLTAAGRHPTTRVLSFDPLAVDRHASRMLGLPDGERLVHCERLRYADGAPLAILRNWLPPRFASLTAADLAAYGLYHLLGTRGGRPAVATQRITARAATATQARLLDIGPGAPLIAMQRTAFDAAGTAVEFADNLYRADHYAIDVTVYHR; this is encoded by the coding sequence GTGCCACTGCCCGCCATCGACATCGACCGCACCGCCACCGACCCGCTGTATCTGCAGGTCAGCACCGCCCTCGTGCACGCTATCGAGACCGGCCTGCTGGCACCCGGCGAACGCCTCCCGGACGAGGTGTCGTTCGCGGCCTCGCTCGGCGTCTCCCGCCCCACGATGCGCCGCGCGATCGAGGAACTGGTCGCGGACGGCCTGCTCACCCGCAAACGCGGCGCCGGCACCCGGGTCAACGACCTGCAGGTGCGGCGCCGGGTCGCGCTCACCAGCCTGCACGACGACCTGACCGCGGCCGGCCGCCACCCGACCACCCGGGTGCTGTCCTTCGATCCGCTCGCGGTGGACCGCCACGCGAGCCGGATGCTGGGCCTGCCGGACGGCGAACGCCTGGTCCACTGCGAACGCCTCCGCTACGCCGACGGTGCGCCGCTGGCCATCCTGCGCAACTGGCTCCCACCGCGCTTCGCCTCACTGACCGCCGCAGACCTGGCCGCGTACGGCCTCTACCACCTGCTCGGCACCCGGGGCGGGCGTCCAGCGGTCGCCACACAGCGCATCACCGCCCGCGCGGCCACCGCCACCCAGGCCCGCCTCCTCGACATCGGCCCCGGCGCCCCACTGATCGCGATGCAGAGGACCGCTTTCGACGCCGCCGGCACCGCCGTCGAATTCGCCGACAACCTCTACCGCGCCGACCACTACGCCATCGACGTGACGGTCTACCACCGCTGA
- a CDS encoding VOC family protein has translation MIPEDLIKATRPMVQFDGLSLDVLDPGAQAAFWQAALGGGALRQEGPGRLRIDRIPRRPDAEILRLRQVRNLPPDGARVHVDLRLATQEPHALADAGAKLVRSPGDEPWYVLADPEGNEFCAFPTVDDRPPGVFELVVKCESARDLARWWSVVLGGRVEEEGAAVSVIGAPEFPWDFMVFDPVPDPRPVRNRLHWHVTLRDETPKDLIAYGARLISGPDTDEDGWLLEDPEGNRFHARAAGRV, from the coding sequence ATGATTCCCGAAGATCTGATCAAGGCGACGCGCCCGATGGTGCAATTCGACGGGCTCTCACTCGACGTTCTCGATCCCGGCGCGCAGGCCGCGTTCTGGCAGGCGGCGCTGGGCGGCGGCGCACTGCGGCAGGAGGGACCGGGCCGGCTGCGGATCGACCGGATACCGCGGCGGCCGGACGCGGAGATCCTGCGGCTGCGGCAGGTGCGGAACCTGCCGCCGGACGGCGCGCGGGTGCACGTCGATCTGCGGCTGGCGACGCAGGAGCCGCACGCGCTGGCCGACGCCGGCGCGAAGCTGGTCCGGTCGCCGGGCGACGAACCGTGGTACGTGCTGGCCGACCCGGAGGGCAACGAGTTCTGCGCGTTCCCCACCGTCGACGACCGGCCGCCCGGCGTCTTCGAGCTGGTGGTGAAGTGCGAGTCGGCGCGTGATCTGGCGCGGTGGTGGAGCGTGGTGCTCGGCGGCCGCGTCGAGGAGGAGGGCGCGGCGGTCTCCGTGATCGGTGCGCCGGAGTTCCCGTGGGACTTCATGGTCTTCGACCCGGTGCCGGATCCGCGGCCGGTGCGCAACCGCCTGCACTGGCACGTGACGTTGCGGGACGAGACGCCGAAGGACCTGATCGCGTACGGTGCGCGCCTGATCTCCGGCCCGGACACCGACGAGGACGGCTGGCTGCTGGAGGACCCGGAGGGCAACCGCTTCCACGCCCGCGCGGCCGGGCGGGTGTAG
- a CDS encoding Cgl0159 family (beta/alpha)8-fold protein, producing the protein MPDIDVDKLRELRATNPEAIAERAANRRKGSLNTPDGRLMLVAADHPARGALSVRGDRTAMADRTVLLTRLVTALERPGVDGVLGTADVLEDLLLLGALDGKVAIGSMNRGGLAGAVFELDDRFTGYDAEAVARMGLDGGKMLVRIDPEDPATVRTMESAAKAVDALAQKRRMAMVEPFLSRRTDGTVSNDLSTEAVIKSVTIASGLGGTSAYTWLKLPVVDDMDAVMAATTLPTLLLGGDPSGSPEDTYARWGRALAAPGVRGLMVGRALLYPPDGDVAAAVDTAVSLVHGQGVRA; encoded by the coding sequence ATGCCTGACATCGACGTCGACAAGCTCCGCGAGCTGCGCGCCACCAATCCCGAGGCGATCGCGGAACGAGCCGCGAACCGGCGGAAGGGCTCGCTCAACACCCCGGACGGCCGCCTGATGCTGGTCGCGGCCGACCACCCGGCCCGCGGTGCGCTCTCGGTCCGCGGTGACCGCACCGCCATGGCCGACCGCACCGTGCTGCTCACCCGCCTGGTCACCGCGCTGGAACGCCCCGGCGTCGACGGCGTGCTCGGCACCGCGGACGTGCTGGAGGACCTGCTGCTGCTCGGTGCGCTGGACGGCAAGGTCGCGATCGGCTCGATGAACCGGGGCGGCCTGGCCGGTGCGGTCTTCGAGCTGGACGACCGCTTCACCGGCTACGACGCCGAGGCCGTGGCGCGGATGGGCCTGGACGGCGGCAAGATGCTGGTCCGCATCGACCCGGAAGACCCGGCCACGGTACGCACGATGGAGTCCGCCGCGAAGGCCGTGGACGCACTCGCCCAGAAGCGCAGGATGGCGATGGTCGAGCCGTTCCTGTCCCGACGCACAGACGGCACGGTGAGCAACGACCTGAGCACCGAGGCAGTGATCAAGTCCGTGACGATCGCGTCCGGGCTCGGCGGGACCAGCGCGTACACCTGGCTGAAGCTTCCGGTCGTCGACGACATGGACGCGGTGATGGCCGCGACCACGCTGCCCACGCTGCTGCTCGGCGGCGACCCGTCCGGCAGCCCGGAGGACACCTACGCGCGCTGGGGCCGGGCCCTGGCCGCGCCGGGCGTGCGGGGCCTGATGGTCGGCCGCGCGCTGCTCTACCCACCGGACGGTGACGTGGCCGCCGCGGTCGACACGGCGGTCTCGCTGGTCCACGGCCAGGGGGTGCGGGCATGA
- a CDS encoding Cgl0159 family (beta/alpha)8-fold protein, with protein sequence MDGVGVRGLMAGRALLYPPDGDVAAAVDTAVSLVHGRGSGHDRRDRADGPHAGGRRLDLLRAADRRAGAGETYTTGTGGTEVTCHPVPSRAEFADTVRAALRDLHRLREIRPSGVVPGGGQLL encoded by the coding sequence GTGGACGGCGTCGGCGTGCGCGGTCTGATGGCCGGCCGCGCGCTGCTCTACCCGCCGGACGGCGACGTGGCCGCCGCGGTCGACACGGCGGTCTCGCTGGTCCACGGTCGGGGGAGCGGGCATGACCGGCGCGACCGTGCTGATGGACCTCACGCCGGAGGACGCCGGCTGGATCTACTCCGGGCTGCGGATCGTCGCGCTGGCGCCGGGGAGACCTACACGACCGGCACCGGCGGCACCGAGGTGACGTGCCACCCGGTGCCGTCCCGTGCCGAATTCGCCGACACGGTCCGGGCCGCGCTGCGCGACCTGCACCGGTTGCGGGAGATCCGCCCCTCAGGTGTGGTGCCGGGTGGAGGTCAACTGCTCTGA
- the iolB gene encoding 5-deoxy-glucuronate isomerase — protein sequence MSDSARGGSGGTVLTDLTPEDAGWAYSGLRIVALEPGETYTTDTGGTEVIVVPLSGGCRVSTDNGDTADLRGRANVFDGPTDVAYIPINAALEIAAGEKAKIALASAKATNPRPFRYVPVESVPVELRGAGNCSRQVHNFGVPDVLDADRIIACEVLTPGGNWSSYPPHKHDEDRDGESVLEEIYYFEVANGGPGYQRVYGTPERPIDVTTEVRTGEIVLVPHGWHGPSMAAPGYDLYYLNVMAGPGARAWLIRDDPEHAWIRGTWADQEIDPRLPFGKGNAS from the coding sequence ATGAGCGACTCGGCGCGAGGCGGGTCCGGCGGGACCGTGCTGACGGACCTGACCCCGGAGGACGCCGGCTGGGCCTACTCCGGCCTGCGGATCGTCGCGCTGGAGCCGGGGGAGACCTACACCACGGACACCGGCGGCACCGAGGTGATCGTGGTTCCGCTGAGCGGCGGTTGCCGGGTCTCCACCGACAATGGCGACACAGCAGACCTGCGAGGGCGTGCCAACGTCTTCGACGGCCCGACCGATGTCGCATATATCCCCATCAACGCCGCCCTGGAGATCGCCGCGGGCGAAAAGGCCAAGATCGCTCTAGCGAGCGCGAAGGCCACGAACCCCAGGCCTTTCCGGTACGTCCCGGTGGAGTCCGTCCCGGTCGAGCTGCGCGGCGCCGGTAACTGTTCCCGGCAGGTGCACAACTTCGGCGTCCCGGACGTGCTCGACGCGGACCGGATCATCGCCTGCGAGGTGCTCACCCCCGGCGGCAACTGGTCGTCCTACCCGCCGCACAAGCACGACGAGGACCGCGACGGCGAATCCGTGCTGGAGGAGATCTACTACTTCGAGGTGGCGAACGGCGGCCCTGGCTACCAGCGCGTCTACGGCACGCCGGAGCGCCCGATCGACGTCACCACCGAGGTCCGTACCGGCGAGATCGTGCTTGTCCCTCATGGTTGGCACGGCCCGTCGATGGCCGCGCCCGGCTACGACCTGTACTACCTGAACGTGATGGCCGGGCCGGGCGCCCGCGCCTGGCTGATCCGCGACGACCCGGAGCACGCCTGGATCCGCGGCACCTGGGCGGACCAGGAGATCGACCCGCGACTGCCCTTCGGGAAGGGGAACGCATCATGA
- the iolD gene encoding 3D-(3,5/4)-trihydroxycyclohexane-1,2-dione acylhydrolase (decyclizing): MRLTVGQATVRFLAAQRTERDGVEHRLIDGWFGIFGHGNVAGLGQALLEAELTDPGAAPYRQARNEQGMVHAAAGFARMRNRMSTLACTSSIGPGATNMVTGAALATVNRLPVLLFPGDVFATRVADPVLQQLEDPRAGDVSVNDTFRPVSRYFDRVWRPEALPSALLNAARVLTDPVETGAVTIALPQDVQAEAYDWPDELFAPRVWHVPRPVPEPAALARAVEILKTAKKPLIVAGGGVIYSEATEALREFAEATGIPVAETQAGKGSLSYDHPLSLGAVGATGTTAANEFAREADVVIGIGTRYSDFTTASRTAFAAEKVRFVNINVAAFDAAKHSGTMVVGDARETITLLQAALREYRTDDAYREKAGRLAAEWDATVERAYRLNHKPLPAQTEVIGAVNDAAEPRDVVVCAAGSMPGDLHKLWRTRDPKGYHVEYGYSCMGYEIAGGLGVKLAAPDREVFVLVGDGSYLMMSQELVTAVQERIKLIVVLVQNHGYASIGRLSESVGAQRFGTAYRYRDDDGRLAGNTLPVDLAANARSLGAEVIRATTVDELTGALADARKAEGVIVVHVDADPYEDSPGSGSWWDVPVAASSTLNTVREANARYREGKRAQKHYL; the protein is encoded by the coding sequence ATGAGGCTCACCGTGGGGCAGGCGACCGTGCGGTTCCTGGCCGCGCAGCGCACCGAGCGGGACGGCGTCGAGCACCGGCTGATCGACGGCTGGTTCGGCATCTTCGGGCACGGCAACGTGGCCGGTCTGGGGCAGGCGCTGCTGGAGGCGGAGCTGACCGACCCGGGCGCGGCACCGTACCGGCAGGCCCGCAACGAGCAGGGCATGGTGCACGCGGCGGCCGGCTTCGCCCGCATGCGCAACCGGATGTCGACGCTCGCGTGCACGTCGTCGATCGGCCCCGGCGCCACGAACATGGTGACCGGCGCGGCGCTCGCGACCGTGAACCGGCTGCCGGTGCTGCTCTTCCCCGGCGACGTCTTCGCGACCCGCGTCGCGGACCCGGTGTTGCAGCAGCTGGAGGATCCGCGCGCGGGCGACGTCTCGGTCAACGACACGTTCCGCCCGGTGAGCCGCTACTTCGACCGGGTGTGGCGGCCGGAGGCGCTGCCGTCCGCGCTGCTCAACGCCGCGCGCGTGCTGACCGACCCGGTGGAGACCGGCGCGGTCACGATCGCGCTGCCGCAGGACGTGCAGGCGGAGGCGTACGACTGGCCGGACGAGCTGTTCGCACCCCGGGTCTGGCACGTGCCGCGTCCGGTGCCGGAGCCGGCCGCGCTGGCCAGGGCGGTGGAAATCCTCAAAACAGCGAAAAAGCCACTCATCGTCGCGGGCGGCGGTGTCATCTACTCCGAGGCGACCGAGGCGCTGCGAGAATTCGCCGAAGCGACCGGCATCCCGGTGGCGGAGACCCAGGCCGGCAAGGGCTCGCTCTCCTACGACCACCCGCTGAGCCTCGGCGCGGTCGGCGCGACCGGCACCACGGCCGCGAACGAGTTCGCCCGCGAGGCCGACGTGGTGATCGGCATCGGCACCCGCTACAGCGACTTCACCACCGCCTCCCGCACCGCGTTCGCCGCCGAGAAAGTTCGGTTCGTGAACATCAACGTTGCCGCCTTCGACGCCGCCAAGCACTCCGGCACGATGGTCGTGGGCGACGCGCGGGAAACGATCACGCTGCTCCAAGCGGCGCTGCGCGAATACCGGACCGACGACGCATACCGCGAGAAGGCGGGTCGGCTCGCCGCCGAGTGGGACGCGACCGTGGAGCGCGCCTACCGGTTGAACCACAAGCCGCTCCCCGCGCAGACCGAGGTGATCGGCGCGGTCAACGACGCGGCCGAGCCCCGCGACGTGGTCGTCTGCGCTGCCGGTTCGATGCCCGGTGACCTGCACAAACTGTGGCGAACGAGGGACCCCAAGGGCTACCACGTGGAGTACGGCTACTCCTGCATGGGCTACGAGATCGCCGGCGGCCTGGGCGTGAAGCTGGCCGCGCCGGACCGCGAGGTGTTCGTGCTGGTCGGCGACGGCTCGTACCTGATGATGTCGCAGGAGCTGGTCACGGCCGTGCAGGAGCGGATCAAGCTGATCGTGGTGCTGGTCCAGAACCACGGCTACGCCTCGATCGGCCGCCTCTCCGAGTCGGTCGGCGCGCAGCGGTTCGGCACCGCCTACCGGTACCGCGACGACGACGGCCGGCTGGCCGGGAACACGCTCCCGGTGGACCTGGCCGCGAACGCGCGCAGCCTCGGCGCCGAGGTGATCCGCGCCACCACCGTCGATGAGCTGACCGGCGCGCTGGCCGACGCGCGCAAGGCGGAAGGCGTCATCGTGGTGCATGTCGACGCAGATCCGTACGAGGATTCTCCGGGAAGTGGATCGTGGTGGGACGTACCCGTCGCGGCCTCATCTACCTTGAACACCGTGCGCGAAGCGAACGCACGGTATCGGGAGGGCAAACGCGCCCAGAAGCACTACCTGTAG
- a CDS encoding SDR family oxidoreductase: protein MATGDLTGQRILVTGANSGIGFGLARRFAAAGGEVLLAVRNERKGLDAQHRIEKATPGADTRLVDLDLASLASVENLGTSLVAEGRPIDILVNNAGLMAPPRREVTADGFELQVGGNYLGHFALTAHLLPLLRAAQNARVVNLSTVAWRFKGISLDDLNGERYKPHLQYLRSKLAMLMFAFELDRRSRDGGWGIAGIAAHPGYTKTNLQITGPGPDDWLMRIGRMQYGLGFMWQDVDGGLLPPLYAATSPDAHGGGFYGPAGVGEMTRGVKPAKIAPEALDRDAARRLWERSEQLTSTRHHT from the coding sequence GTGGCGACGGGGGATCTGACCGGCCAACGGATCCTGGTCACCGGGGCGAACAGTGGGATCGGATTCGGGCTGGCCCGGCGGTTCGCGGCGGCCGGCGGTGAGGTGCTGCTGGCCGTCCGGAACGAGCGGAAAGGTCTGGACGCGCAGCACCGGATCGAGAAGGCGACGCCCGGGGCCGACACCCGGCTGGTCGACCTCGACCTGGCCTCACTGGCGAGCGTGGAGAATCTCGGGACGAGCCTCGTCGCCGAGGGACGGCCGATCGACATCCTGGTCAACAACGCCGGCCTGATGGCGCCGCCGCGCCGGGAGGTCACGGCGGACGGTTTCGAGCTGCAGGTCGGAGGCAACTACCTGGGGCACTTCGCACTCACCGCCCACCTGCTGCCGCTACTGCGGGCCGCACAGAACGCGCGGGTGGTCAACCTGAGCACCGTCGCCTGGCGGTTCAAGGGGATCAGTCTCGACGACCTGAACGGCGAGCGTTACAAGCCGCACCTGCAATACCTGCGGTCCAAGCTGGCGATGCTGATGTTCGCGTTCGAGCTGGACCGGCGCAGTCGAGACGGTGGCTGGGGAATCGCCGGCATCGCGGCCCACCCGGGCTACACGAAGACGAACCTGCAGATCACCGGCCCCGGGCCGGACGACTGGCTGATGCGGATCGGCCGGATGCAATACGGGCTCGGCTTCATGTGGCAGGACGTGGACGGTGGGCTCCTGCCCCCGCTGTACGCGGCGACCAGCCCGGACGCGCACGGCGGCGGGTTCTACGGGCCGGCCGGCGTGGGCGAGATGACCCGCGGAGTGAAACCGGCGAAGATCGCACCCGAGGCACTCGACCGGGACGCGGCCCGCCGGCTGTGGGAGCGGTCAGAGCAGTTGACCTCCACCCGGCACCACACCTGA
- the iolC gene encoding 5-dehydro-2-deoxygluconokinase has translation MAGFEVVTMGRVGVDIYPLQTGVGLEDVESFGKFLGGSATNVAVAAARHGRRTAVITRVGPDPFGRYVRRTLTELGVDNRFVSEVEGLATPVTFCEIFPPDDFPLYFYRQPIAPDLVIRPEELDKETIKATSLFWCTVTGLSREPSREAHHAAWKAREKKSHTVLDLDYRPMFWDSPDEARSEIEKALPHVTVAVGNLTECTVATGETDPERAADALLKAGVELAIVKLGPDGVLARTHTESVRVPSTPVDVVNGLGAGDGFGGALCHGLLHDWPLERMIRFANAAGAIVAGRLECSTAMPTTGEVERALEANHA, from the coding sequence ATGGCCGGGTTTGAGGTTGTCACGATGGGGCGCGTCGGCGTCGACATCTATCCGCTGCAGACTGGCGTCGGGCTGGAGGACGTCGAGTCGTTCGGGAAGTTCCTGGGTGGCAGCGCGACGAACGTGGCGGTGGCGGCGGCGCGGCACGGGCGGCGGACCGCGGTGATCACCCGGGTGGGGCCGGACCCGTTCGGGCGGTATGTCCGGCGGACGCTGACCGAGTTGGGCGTGGACAACCGCTTCGTCAGCGAGGTCGAGGGCTTGGCCACGCCGGTCACGTTCTGCGAGATCTTCCCGCCGGACGACTTCCCGCTCTACTTCTACCGCCAGCCGATCGCGCCCGACCTGGTGATTCGTCCCGAAGAACTCGACAAAGAAACCATAAAAGCGACAAGCCTCTTCTGGTGTACGGTGACCGGCCTGTCCAGGGAGCCCAGCCGCGAGGCGCACCACGCGGCGTGGAAAGCCCGGGAGAAGAAGAGCCACACCGTCCTCGACCTCGACTACCGCCCGATGTTCTGGGACTCACCGGACGAGGCACGGAGCGAGATCGAGAAGGCACTCCCACACGTCACCGTCGCGGTCGGCAACCTCACCGAGTGCACGGTCGCCACCGGCGAGACCGACCCGGAGAGGGCCGCCGACGCGCTCCTGAAGGCGGGCGTCGAGCTGGCGATCGTCAAGCTCGGTCCCGACGGTGTTCTGGCCAGGACCCACACCGAGTCGGTACGCGTGCCGAGCACCCCCGTCGACGTGGTCAACGGCCTCGGTGCCGGTGACGGTTTCGGCGGCGCGCTCTGCCACGGCCTGCTCCACGACTGGCCGCTGGAGCGGATGATCCGCTTCGCGAACGCGGCCGGTGCGATCGTCGCGGGCCGGCTGGAGTGCTCGACTGCGATGCCCACCACCGGCGAGGTCGAGCGCGCCCTGGAGGCGAACCATGCCTGA